TTAATGCAGCGTTGGAATGTTGTTTTATAGGTTTGTGTGAAAGGGGCAAATGTATTTAAAGGCTACCTGAGGGACCCTGAAAAAACGACCGAAGCTCTTGATGAAGATGGTTGGCTGCACACAGGAGACATTGGGAAATGGTTACCGGTAAGGTGACTGCATTGttcatttgtatatatatatgttaagtcATACAATGTTTTTTGTGTAATATATGCAATGATTTTATTGAGCAATCCATCTCTTTAGGAATGATGAAGTGgtggtgctttttatacaaaaaagctaatactatttatatatatatatatatatatatatatatatacacatacaggtagtggacaaaaaaatggaaacaccaatgtaacgTCACTAagtagggcgttgggccactatggtatcccgctctgtggagttctcggcggatcgtttttgatgaaactggctgctcgcgcaccaggttgaaatttgcagtcaaagTGTTTACTAAttgcacaaataataaaatacatttaaaaaacacaaatacacaaatgtGTGCAGAGTGATGATTTCAATGTAGTCAGCCTcgttcaataaaaacaaatagaaaatgttAGCATGTAGTTCTAAACATGGAGACATCATAACTAGCGATGGTCAAAGTGTTTCTGTAAAGTGTCACACTATATCCTTCAGACGCGCACTTCTTGTAGCGTGTAGTATGTGTGTGTTACGTCACATAAATCATGGTGGTGGAGAAAGAGTATGGACTTTCTAACCTGCGTGGAAACCCGGCCAGTGTTATTAAAGGCACAGTATCCATTAggtttgatttatgtattttgtcAGTGTCATTTGACAGTGTCCAGTAAGTTTCAAGGCTGTAACGTCAGGACGCCACAGTAACCCACAGGACGCCACAGTGGtatctcaggaggtagcagctcagCTGCAAAAAACGGCTATTCATGTGATAGACCCCCTCCAgctggaggaagggttctactccaggtacttcctagtgcccaagtggAATGGTggcctcagacaggtcaacctgtatctgagccgaaggaggttcaaaatgttgatgacgcaacagctgttgcagtcaatcaggcaaGGCGACGTTCACCATTCACCGTTCATCCCCATAAAatcagcgcacaggaagtacctgtggTTCGCTTTTCAAGGAACAGCGTAAGAGTtccgtgtcttgccatttggcctctctctagctccctgtgccttctcgaagtgcatggaagctatcctggctcCATTGAGAGTCAAAGGCATCAGAGTTTTCAATTATCTGGAAGACTGACTCATTTGTCCCCAgcctccagcacaggcagaggcccacacggaacttgtcactggacgacagagtgcagagagcagccgtctgtttagagctctttcagctcaaaagagacttctgggcttgatggcagcagcttccaagacccttccattgggtctcctgcacatgtgccctctgcaggcctggttcaacaacagggtttttcagcctgcaTTGAACCACGACCGCCTATTGccagtgtctcatcactgtctaaTGGCACTCTCTCAGTTATAACAGCTTGCCCATCTACGCCTCGGAGTAGGGAAGGGAGCTTGTCACCACTCGGCTGGGACACTGTGTGGAAagtgtgtggaaccccccttgacagggtctccacatcattgtcttggagctgcaggcagtttacctggccttgcagaatttttgcaggaggttcgagagaaacatgtgcttgtccgtacagacagtacaacagtggtggcttacatcaaccaccagggcggcctcaggtcacccagtctCCATCGCGTGGCCCACAAGCTTTTactctgggcacacgagaacctcctctcactgcagggtgACAAACTGGCggtggacctcctctcaaggagagtTTCCAGCGTTTTAGAGTGGAGGCTTtaccccgaggtggtgagcctcatttgggagaggttcggcAGAGCAGATctttttgcctcccaggaatcaacccactgtcccgtctggttctccataataggcgACGGGGACCTGCTGACGgtatatgccttcccaccactcgccctgctcccgctgtgtgtggagaaaatcaggcaggacagGGCCAGGTGCTCCAAGTAGCCCTTTATTGGCCCAGTCAagcctgatgcagctcctgacggccagccgtggagactaCCCAAGCGCCACAACCTGCTCAGTCATGCACGGGGGACTTTATGGCATcctgacccatcgagcctgcatcTCTGGCCCCTGAACGactgcatttgagccgtctgggtctctccaatagggttattgacaccctacaaaatgccagagtAGCGTCCACgcgttcccagtacgggtacaagtggagcgtctttcagacgtggtgcctgCCTTGTGGGTTTGACCCCACTACCTGTCCCATGGTAGATatactgcagtttttgcaggacctttttgagaaggggaaatccccctccacgTTTAAAGATCTATCTGGTAGGCATTTcagctcacttcctggcaggaCAATTTTTGAAAAGGGCTCAGCAGCttcggccgcctatgaaggaaCATTATTCCTCACTGGAGGTTAAacatggtgcttaatgcactcataaAGCCTCCATTTAAggccatgcattcagctgagctgaaatatttatcgctcaaagcagctttcttgcttgctatcacctctgcaaagcaggcgagtgagatgcaggcattctccattgcaaaagcctgcttaatttttaccaggacaaaggttacgctccgtaCCAACCCTGCCTTTTTGCCAAAGATGATCttggcatttcatgtcaaccagtctgtggaatgggaggctttccatccacctcctttccagtctggcAGGGAGCGATGgctccatatgctctgcccagtgtgggcccTGGCATACTACGCTGACAGGCCAAAAAGCTGGAGGCAGTCCAAACAATTTGTCTGTTATGGGGctgtcccatggtcaagccctgtctaagcagtggttgtccaagtggatagcagacacagtcaggactgcctatgagcgagccagcttaccccctccagaaaagctcactgcccattccaccaggggcatggcaacttcatgggctttgttccagggtgcatctgtcaaggacatatgcaacgcagcagtgtgggctactcctcatacctttactaggttctacagattgaatgttgtggatcctcaaaaccctggctttggaactagagtgttaagggtggcttcccagtcgacccttacaacacaggcatagaggtgagtttcttcTTCCATTTTTTAAATCTAGCTACTCGTTACTGCAGTTCCACATGGTGACACACAAGGCAGGCTCTctgcttagccttgtagcattccagtcgttctgcaatattgcccttgcgacggctttggtacccattcggtaatggtcacatttcgtacttgaaagggaacgttaggttatcctcataaccctggttccctgaaatagaaatgtaaccattaatcttcaaggtcgctgcgtccatgattgcggCAGGCTTGAAGGAACAATGACGCGTACATCTGTGAGCGCATTGCTTTTGTGCCCTTGGGGTgggccatgactgcatcacaggctctgcaAGCAGCGTTGTTATATCGTGTTCAggtttcagggtctttaggaggtaagtacctatacggtaatggttacatttctatttcagggaaccagggttatgataataacctaacgtgtTCTCTCTTTCCACACAGAATGGCACTCTGAAGATCATTGACAGAAAGAAGCATATCTTCAAACTGGCCCAGGGAGAATACATTGCACCAGAGAAAATTGAAAACATTTACATTCGGAGTGATCCTGTCGCTCAGGTGTTTGTCCATGGAGACAGTCTGCAGGTGAGGATCACTATACCTGCTGTCAATAAAGCATAATCACTGTAAAACATGTTTACAGTGTATCCTGTAGTACTGCATTAAGTCACTACATTGGAACTTCTCTCTCTTTTGTATCAGGGACAAATGCCCCTTTCTACTAAGTGATCACTTacataggttaaaaaaaaaaaaaaaaaagttactacaTATCGCCTAGATAGGTTTACAGCATGTCCTCCCTTAAGTATTTTTTATACATGGATATATCCTGCTTTCCACATGTTCAGGACTGCTCTGTGATTAGTCAGGTGCTTGCACTATTCAGCCCAACCATTAACTTAATTGGATTTACCGTTGTTCAGATACTGCCAAGAAGTTGCATTGCAATGGCCAAACATGGAACTGGAGAAATTAGCTTGAAGTTATGTACATTGCATAGAATACAAAGATGTTTATGTGAATGATTTGATGGGTCTGTTGTGCTTGTTTCAGGCATGCCTTGTGGCAATCACAGTGCCAGATCCTGAGGTTTTGCCCAGCTGGGCTAAGAAGAGAGGGCATGAAGGCTCATTTAAAGAGCTGTGTAATAACAaggtgagtgttttttgtttttttgttttatttatttgttgtcagTCACATAGTGTGAGCATCCATATGTATGTGTCACAGAACTGCTTATACAAGTGTGAGGAATTATGGCTGGGGCACTATTAAGAATTATTGAGCATCAGAATCCAGGGTTATCGGGAGATGCTGTCTTTATCAAATGTATGTACTTTTCTCAAAAGCTttcttgttgtatttttattatttattgtctaTCCTATTTTCCTCATTGATCGATGAAATGTGATtttaatgtaatcattttttaaagattttgcttGTCAAAATTGAGTACTTGATGTCTGTTGTGAAGGAGTCTCTTACACTGCCTAGTAAAGACAATAATATGAAATTTACCTTTTATAGGAAGTGAAGAATGCTATCTTGGAAGACATGGTGAAACTGGGAAAGGAAGCCGGTTTGAAATCATTTGAACAGGTGAGGTGTCATTGACCAGTTTTCCTTGCAAGCCAAGTTCTTGGTCCATCCCAATTTTAATATGTGGTACCCATTCAAAGCTTACTTCTATGAACAGGCTTCTCTTGAATGCTAGACAGGGACTTGCAAGCTACAGTCTCCTGTACTGCAACCTAGTGCTTTTATTGAGTTACTCATATCCTAAAGACATGACATTATTGTCCTTTTTGTGTTGCTTCATACAATGGTGGCATTGTAAATGCAATCTTTTTCCTCTTGCCCTGGTACTAGTAACATTGTTCTTCCAGCACATTTCCTACTATCCCACCCACTTAACCAtctgaaaaaaagtaacattGATTATTACTGTACTTCAGATTCCCATACATATAggaatatcattttttaaaactgtttaaacatAGAACTGAACTTTAACCTAAATGGTTTTCTGAGACTGGTTTCTTATCAACTTATGATATATTCATGATAttaattgttttagttttattttttttcaagactTTTTTCCATATATCCCATGTCtgaccagtgtgtgtgttttttttcaaatagatTAAAGATATAGCACTTCATCCAGAGATGTTCTCCATTCAGAACGGCCTGCTAACTCCAACACTGAAGGCAAAAAGAGGGGATCTGAGAAACTACTTTCGGGAACAGATTGATGGTTTGTACTCCAACATCAAGATGTAACCGGCTGGATTCAATGGAAGAGCAGCAGAAAAAGCCAGGAAGAGGCTTCACATCGACCATCGGTCAACCaggaaaatgaacaaaaaaaaaaccaacttaaacaatgttttaaaaaatattagccCTGCCCACAAGACTGGATTGGTATGGTATAGGAATTAATTTAACAATAGGACCAGAAAAGGAAAGCTGCCTTATCAGTTTATTGTTTATACTTCAAGCCTTACCCTGTCAACGACgttatgtgtttaaaatactggTATTTTAGTTGGTATATGGGTTTATCAACAGTAACAAGCATTGCAAAATGTTACACTCCATCCAGATCAACTGAAGTTGAATATTTCATGTATTTGGTTGTCAGTCACTGCCCATTGTTACCAGATTATTTTTAgtaatgggctagattctcaaagatatTACTCCAAATTGTAATTTGTGGAATTAtctgaaagaataaaaaaataccattGCAATTCTAAAATGAATTCCAAGTCCCCAAGTTAAAAGTTTTTAGTTAAATCTGGTTTGAGTGTGTTtctcctttttgaaaaaaaaacatgctattattattattattatttgtttatttagtaggcgcctttatccaaggcgacttacagagactagggtgtgtgaactatgcatcagctgcagagtcacttacaactacgtctcacctgaaagacggagcacaaggaggttaagtgacttactcagggtcacacaatgagtcagtggctgaggtgggatttgaaccggggacctcctggttataagcccttttctttaaccactggaccacacagcctccttaatgatgatttggagtaaatagctttaagAATTTAGCTCATGAGctcaattttcttttaaaaatacaagaTTATAGTGACCTATGGagtgtaacatttattttttatatcactTGTACATGTTTGTGAAGGGATGGGTTCTGAGGAATATGAGACACTGCAGTgaccttttaaatgtaatttgaatgcCATGTCTGATCCTTGAttcattgtaaatatatattgaaatgtgatTTTTGTACTTTTATTCTGTATGCTAATTTAGAATATTTTATGACACCTGGAAGTGTAAGTTATGTAACTGTGGAGGAGAAGAAAATGATACCATCAAGGCATTCCCTATGTTATAAAATATGATATatgttattataaaatatatatatttatatattataaaaatatatgtataaaatattttGGACCTGTTGAACAGCAAGGGAAATGCTCCAACATGTCTGATGCAATATACAATGGAATTTACTAGTCCGCTTGTGTTGTTTTAGTGAcggaattaataaataataataataataataatatttatatatatatatatatatatatatatatatatatatatatatatatatatatatatatatatatatatatatataaatgaattacAATCCATCTTGCACTGGGATAAATCATTTACAGTTGGTCCCATTAATGTCATAAAAAAGCACAGCTGCtgattaattaatttgttaaatGAAGATTTAATGCTAAAATGTGACGAAAGACAAAACTGTAATTTATGTCCTATTTCGTTTCCAAATGGTTGCTTTAATGTATTGTctttgtgttatgtgttatagAAATAACTGCCAACCTAccaaataaacattatttttggtgtgtatttctgttttctctttcatcaatcctgtttttaaaatttaattcagTGTCATTTTATCCTGTAAAAGGCATCTGGTTCTGTAGCTTAAAAGCACATATTTTTTCCACTGAATTCTACTTCATAAAGTATACAATGCTTACAGATTCTATACTATTTACAATTTGAAGCAATTCAGTGCTCAAAAAAAGTGGAATGCATTCTGAAGCAGGCATGGTTGACCTGAAGGTGACTGGTAGTTGAAAACTTAAAGGAAAATATAATACATTGCTGCTGTTCGTCGGTACAGAGGAGTAACGAATTGCGTAATCTGAATTGATGTGTTGTTAATTGGAGACCACTGGAACACTGTTACAAGACACAAGCaacaaattaataacaaatgacTGCTGCTTGTAGTGATTAAACCAGTAAAGTCAGCCAGAGCTATCTGTGCATGGCACGGGGACAGGGTGCAGCCATGCAGTATTGATTACAAACATGGCTGTCAGACTAGCATTTAAATGGATGTTTCAATTCTGTACGCTGTGTTCACTACACCTGAATAATCAGGCCACTGCATATGAGCAAGGCAGTGACATCATGACTTCCAGATCGATCTAGCAAAACCAGGAACTCGCTGGCTGCTACTGATTTATTTGTAGTAACaagcattgcaaagtgtttaCACTCCATCCAGATcaactaaaatgtaatatttcttatATCTGGTTGTGAATCACTGCCATTGCTACCAGACTGTATTTTAAGactcatttttcatttaaaaaaatacacactaaCGGAGTGCAAACAATTGTTGTAACACTGCCGTTTGTAGGTGGTTGtaaatggtttgttttttctaGGGAAAATATGATGTTCCAGAGACCTGTTGCACAGTTAGCACGCAGTAAGTAAAGTATAACCCCATACTGCTGAAAGTTGTAACATAAGTGTATAAAAATGGCGATTAAAGAAGGGTAACGCTAGTTTATATAACCTGTACTAATGACGCGGATGCGCTGGGCTGTATTACTGTCAGAGACGTTTGGTTGGATAGAATTTACAATAACAACTGCAATTTGGATTATATAGCACTTTACCATGTCAAGGCATCTTTAAtgcatgctaaataatgttaaataccaAGTTTCGTGACAATTGGATTAGAGGTTCCCCCGATATAAGTGTGACATGTACGTACTAGCGATAGCATCCCCATCGGGAGATTTTACATGCCAACAGAAGTTAATGTGGGTTTGATTATGAAATCTTCGTTGCTGTATGACTTCTCTTTGTAGATTAATGTTGTTGCACTCCTGTCCGGCAGGTGGTGGTAGATTTTCTGAACAGTTCACAAAATACATCTCGGGTAAAGAAGAACAGTCCATTTTTACATGTGGGGGGAACTGTAACTATAGTACGTTAATACAATTTTATAGTAGGTTAATACACGATTGCACTATTATTTATACTGCAGTGAACATTTTGATTACACTGTTATTTGTTCGTTTGATTATACTATGTTCATAtcgtattgaattttttttttttttttttgccgaccACCCTACCCCACCCCTTGTTTTGCCCACCCGGTGGTTCATGCAAGTTCCAATTTCTAGCgggagaaaaaaggaaaacaaacagaagTACTGTCTGTAAGTACAGCTTTTGTTATATTGGAATTGTCAATTACATACAGATTTAGTGAATACCAGAAGAGGTTAAATATAGTGGATGATGTAAAATGATGAGAATTACCTATGGAAAGCTTTATGTTTTGTTCATGAGATGTGGATAGTTAAAACTAAACGTACAGTATGGTACAGCAGTTCAGCGTAGCATGAAACCggcaaatgtttattattattattattattattattattattattattattattattattattattattattaataataataataataataataataataaaacgtgcATAATAAACATCTGCCCATTTTACACTAGGCCGAATTGGAATACCATACGGTACGTTTAGTTTCAACTACACTCACATAATTATACTCCGTCTAtctggaacagggaaacggtGTTATGGTGTTGTACTTGGCTACAGTATTTCATAGTTAAGAAaactgtttagaaaaaaaaaaaaaaaaaaaataaataaaagttaaagGATCCTGAAGCTAAAGGCCCTATTCAACGTCAATTAGGCATCAAAATAAAAATCTCCACACCCACATTTTTTGTATGGTTTTCGTGAAAAAAAGCTTTTTCCTAGCTAAAATTAACTGAATTAGACATGTAAAGGTACACCTTTCGATTGTATGAACCAAGGCTTTCTCTGTAGACATACGGTTTCAATAACCTTTCTTACCTTTGTTCCAGGCTGGGTTCCTGTCAAACACAAAATGAGGTATTGTGTATCATTAATGATTTACTACATAATACGCTGCATAACCCATTTGTGAACAATAAAATCAGTTTATATACAAGGACATTCAatacagttttgtaacattttattaacatttatttggCCAATTATGTTGACAGAGATTGACAACAATCATATTGTCAtggcagtgatttttttttttgtattattataattattattatttttttattcgtaTACCTTCAGCTTGATCAGCAAAGAGAATGCAAATGTTGGAGTATGCCATATTTGCCCTGGCACTGTTAGCCATTATAAATTGTTGGATTACAAGGTTTGCTGCCCTcgctaattatttatttaacaagctTCTACATGGAAAATGAcaattttttccctttttttcttaaCAATGCCAGCAAAACACTCAGACAATTAATTGGCTTTTTTATTGTTGAAACAGCgccgttaaaaaaaaagttggataTGGAAAAATCCCTAGAAACATTCAAAATGAATTTGAAGTAAGtttatgcctttttttccccACTAAATTTAAATCATATACTTAAAATTACATTtgcaacaataaaatatatacatagtaCAACCCTATTCAGTATTTTTAACACATATCTCTTGGTTGTCTCCAgtgggttccaaaaaatatacagTTATACATCCTCATGTTTTGcttaaactgtttaaataacatcccTGTAATTgtgcttttcattgttaacatcctgataactgtttacacttataactttaaagcctgcaggaagtgatttagaggacaaaaaaaaaagcataacagcaagtgctctggcttttctcttctgtaccacatcatggatggttattgctgtgttatgtgtttgacaatgtgggcaataatccttacactatcagtgcactagagcggacattttgaaaagagctttgaaacaggctttaaagttataagtgtaaaaagttgtcaggatgttaacaatgaaaagaaaaattacaggtatgttatttaaacagttgtagcaacacgtggggacgtgtaatgctatattttttggaaccccgctacttactctttaagtgctACTGTGTAAAGTAACAATAAACAACAGACTAAAAAATAGAACGTATGCTTTTAATGTACAGCACTGGAaagtattcttttttatttaaaagatgtGAAATGTTGCTAAAGATCTTGATCGCATGTGTTTAATTACACATTTATGGCAAAAACAGAGCATACAATTTGTTTGAATCATGTTAGCTGTATTCTCATACTTTGTTATCTCCACGCTATTCAAACTGTGTCTTGTATTACACTTTTGCATGTCCATCTTTGTATATTTTGTAGTCAGACACAAGGAATGACATATATTATGAAATTGCACCCACACAGAAGTTCTCGGAGACTCCACCTCGTGTGACTGATATCTCATCAATTACGAAGAGTAGCTTATTGGAGGAGGAAGATAGTAATCTTTATGGTTAGTATCAATCTCTGTTCTTTTGTTTTAGAACTGTTTGTAGCGCAGGGTGAGCCACGCAACCATCGTTCAAATCCCATCTGTACCAATTAGCTGATCTTGCCTGGGGAGCTAGACCAGGATTTGCACCACCTTTGCATGGCTCAGCCTAAACTCCAAATGGCAGTGTTTTTAAGGTCAGCTACAAATAAACTCCTGTATCCCTTTTGTTACATTATTCTCTAGATAACCCTCTCCACAGCACTGCACTGGAGGACGAGAATGGTACACAGAAGAAACATGAAACAGTGTCTCACAATAAGCCTAAGAAAAATAAAGCAGTGTCTATGAAAAACAAGGGAGTTACTAGCAAGACAATGAGACCTGTGgcaaagacacaaaaaacaaccTCACGGTAAACTAGAAAATGATTTGTTCCCATACCACTCTAATTAAAATCATAATGGATTTGAATGCCATGAAGTCAGTATGTGACTTTGTTGCTGCACCATACAAACATCAGCCCGAGGAAAATAATTCAGACTTTTTTAGTTATAGCTATAGTTTCTAAATTTTCTAAGTCGTGAGTAATAAACTAAACAAGCCGATTTGTTATATCTGTAAGtgggtgtggcaatgcgccccgcccctgtgtgcatttgtgtgttatgtgttgtatgttgcgtgtgttaatgttggtgtatagtcattggtacacgggatataaacgggtctgtgtttcacgtgtattaattctgtgcaaccccgtgctcacatattacatttaaccagcacgtgaagtgatttgtgccctcctcgtgcctaaatacaaatctacacttttaaatacatgtgaaacacagacccgtttatatcccgtgtaccaatgactatacaccaacattaacacacgcaacatacaacacataacacacaaatgcacacaggggtggggcgcattgccacagggcTTATGAACAGTTATGTTTTCATCTTCATTCATTGGTAATTTTGAGAGTTGATTTCTGGGGTCGTATCCATGAGTAACACTTTGTGCAAACTTTGCACGTTTCTAATTATTCGTCctggaagataaaaaaaaaaagtagtttcatCATGATTGAACTTGAATTTTCCCAAAGAGAATATGATTGCTACAACAGTGTAATAAGTTCAAGAAAACATGAACAATTCCAGTATTGTACACGATGTACTACTGTACTTATAAGGCAGAAATGTTGAATGTGTGCTCATATAATAGTATTGACTACGGCTGCAACGATGAATActttttgaccttcgaaggttcggtaCAAATTACCAAAGGAAGgcgacgtcaccatagctacttgtt
The window above is part of the Acipenser ruthenus unplaced genomic scaffold, fAciRut3.2 maternal haplotype, whole genome shotgun sequence genome. Proteins encoded here:
- the LOC131728381 gene encoding long-chain-fatty-acid--CoA ligase 1-like yields the protein MITGAAPVSPTVLSFLRAALGCQFYEGYGQTECTAGCSMTLPGDWTAGHVGPPLPCCTVKLVDVTEMNYFASKGEGEVCVKGANVFKGYLRDPEKTTEALDEDGWLHTGDIGKWLPNGTLKIIDRKKHIFKLAQGEYIAPEKIENIYIRSDPVAQVFVHGDSLQACLVAITVPDPEVLPSWAKKRGHEGSFKELCNNKEVKNAILEDMVKLGKEAGLKSFEQIKDIALHPEMFSIQNGLLTPTLKAKRGDLRNYFREQIDGLYSNIKM
- the LOC117409018 gene encoding uncharacterized protein LOC117409018 isoform X1 — translated: MMFQRPVAQLARIPISSGRKKENKQKYCLLGSCQTQNEKFSETPPRVTDISSITKSSLLEEEDSNLYDNPLHSTALEDENGTQKKHETVSHNKPKKNKAVSMKNKGVTSKTMRPVAKTQKTTSR
- the LOC117409018 gene encoding uncharacterized protein LOC117409018 isoform X2, producing the protein MSAVKKKVGYGKIPRNIQNEFESDTRNDIYYEIAPTQKFSETPPRVTDISSITKSSLLEEEDSNLYDNPLHSTALEDENGTQKKHETVSHNKPKKNKAVSMKNKGVTSKTMRPVAKTQKTTSR
- the LOC117409018 gene encoding uncharacterized protein LOC117409018 isoform X3; protein product: MSAVKKKVGYGKIPRNIQNEFEKFSETPPRVTDISSITKSSLLEEEDSNLYDNPLHSTALEDENGTQKKHETVSHNKPKKNKAVSMKNKGVTSKTMRPVAKTQKTTSR